From the Bdellovibrio reynosensis genome, one window contains:
- a CDS encoding [protein-PII] uridylyltransferase family protein codes for MSNLPFEENLRKERNEIWSRFALLAKNNSENPYEICRQWSLAADDLLTRAFDYCFAGQKVALFALGKLGSLELNLSSDVDVLLVCEEESSQALSSLRKFQKILNERTALGFVFRVDFDLRPGGKQGPLLPTLDQFKDYYGNYGETWERLAFVRLRAICGDAGIQKEVLGFAKKFSFRRHLDFTLLEDLKSLRTKIQGHYWARTSENTIDLKLGLGGIRDVELFAHALQVIHGGKDPSLQVKGTTEAFGLLKDKNLLPSHEADFLIRHYWNLRILENYVQALHDEQTHQLDTSLLHPDFVVDALKTLKSEMRQCEQIVKSLLGEAPKEVALEEELSKAGLNEADIEELWKEIIGQEVLSRNKGRDELSRKAFLAAFLETLQEQKGDIRRALLLLKDFIHSTRAKASFFAMLLREKDLLKQLAWLFGHSPYLSRILCNRPELLDSIVYRSQNEHSDDLGTLLEELAEKRLLSEIINGIGFLEDKNVPTLLKNLSSVADSVVVALLSALKKEYTSDIEVLALGKWGGKELGFRSDLDFIFVVNDEATENDLKVAKRFITRLTESHRGGNIYSIDMRLRPSGKAGPLVMAKKDLDEYFTKEAAAWERQAYLKARWVLANSTPLPVSKFIQRGLSIDELAELERIRLQLLSQGPNVNLKYSEGALVDLELAVQTYLLFHKITPQDASTAGFFAELQSEGAVLLHNYERLRQIEQMLQLVASEAVVEVSLNHESFQALALALQVPPPDLLNEIHSLLADNIAILKNLDPRRQPH; via the coding sequence TTGAGTAATCTTCCTTTCGAGGAAAATCTAAGAAAAGAGCGAAACGAGATCTGGTCTCGCTTCGCTCTTTTAGCTAAAAACAACTCTGAAAATCCCTATGAGATCTGCCGGCAATGGAGTTTGGCTGCGGATGATCTTTTAACCCGCGCTTTTGATTACTGTTTTGCGGGTCAAAAGGTAGCCTTGTTTGCTTTAGGTAAGCTTGGTTCTTTAGAGCTGAATTTAAGTTCTGATGTCGATGTGCTTTTAGTTTGTGAAGAAGAGTCTTCGCAAGCTCTTTCAAGTCTGCGTAAGTTTCAAAAGATTTTAAACGAACGAACCGCCTTGGGTTTTGTGTTTCGCGTAGACTTTGATTTACGTCCCGGTGGTAAGCAAGGGCCTTTGCTTCCGACTTTAGATCAATTTAAAGACTATTATGGTAATTATGGCGAAACTTGGGAGCGTCTAGCGTTTGTTCGCTTGCGTGCGATTTGTGGTGATGCCGGGATTCAAAAAGAAGTTTTAGGCTTTGCTAAGAAATTTTCTTTTAGACGCCATTTAGATTTTACTTTGCTTGAAGACTTAAAAAGTCTGCGTACGAAAATCCAAGGTCATTACTGGGCACGAACTTCTGAAAACACGATTGATTTGAAACTTGGTTTGGGTGGCATTCGCGATGTCGAATTATTTGCTCACGCCCTTCAAGTCATTCACGGGGGTAAAGATCCTTCACTGCAAGTGAAGGGCACAACTGAAGCCTTTGGTCTTTTAAAAGATAAAAATCTTTTACCTTCCCATGAAGCTGACTTTTTAATTCGTCATTATTGGAATTTACGGATTTTAGAAAACTACGTGCAGGCTTTGCATGATGAACAAACCCATCAGCTGGATACAAGTTTGTTGCATCCTGATTTTGTTGTGGATGCTTTAAAGACATTAAAATCTGAAATGCGTCAGTGTGAACAGATCGTTAAAAGTCTTTTAGGGGAAGCACCGAAAGAAGTGGCTTTAGAAGAGGAACTTTCTAAAGCAGGCTTAAATGAAGCTGACATTGAAGAATTGTGGAAAGAAATCATTGGCCAAGAAGTCCTTTCTCGTAACAAAGGCCGCGATGAACTTTCACGCAAAGCTTTCTTAGCGGCGTTCCTTGAAACTTTGCAGGAGCAAAAGGGCGATATTCGCCGGGCTTTGTTGCTCTTAAAAGATTTCATTCATAGCACTCGTGCAAAAGCTAGTTTCTTTGCAATGCTATTACGGGAAAAAGATTTATTAAAACAACTGGCTTGGTTGTTTGGGCATTCTCCGTATCTTTCGCGCATTCTATGTAATCGACCTGAATTATTAGATAGTATCGTTTACCGTTCACAGAATGAACACTCTGATGATCTTGGGACTTTGTTAGAGGAACTTGCTGAAAAGCGTCTGTTATCAGAGATCATTAACGGGATTGGGTTTTTAGAAGATAAGAATGTTCCGACTCTTTTAAAAAATCTTTCTTCGGTTGCTGATTCGGTCGTTGTGGCTTTGCTTTCTGCTTTAAAAAAAGAATATACATCTGACATTGAAGTTCTAGCTTTAGGTAAATGGGGCGGGAAAGAATTGGGTTTCAGATCTGATCTTGATTTCATTTTCGTCGTTAACGATGAAGCCACTGAAAACGATCTGAAGGTTGCTAAACGTTTTATTACTCGTCTGACTGAATCACATCGCGGGGGAAATATTTATTCCATCGACATGCGCTTAAGACCATCTGGCAAAGCGGGCCCCTTAGTGATGGCGAAAAAAGATTTAGATGAATACTTCACTAAGGAAGCAGCGGCATGGGAACGTCAGGCTTATCTTAAAGCTCGTTGGGTGCTAGCAAATTCTACTCCCCTACCCGTTTCTAAATTTATTCAGCGTGGACTATCGATTGATGAGTTGGCGGAGCTCGAGCGCATTCGTTTGCAGTTATTATCCCAAGGTCCGAACGTGAATTTAAAGTACAGCGAAGGCGCTTTGGTGGATCTTGAACTTGCTGTGCAGACCTATTTACTTTTTCATAAGATCACTCCGCAGGATGCTTCGACTGCAGGTTTTTTTGCGGAATTGCAGAGTGAAGGCGCTGTTCTTTTGCATAACTATGAACGACTGCGTCAGATTGAACAGATGCTTCAGCTAGTTGCGTCAGAGGCGGTCGTCGAAGTGTCTTTAAATCATGAGTCTTTCCAAGCTCTTGCCTTAGCGCTTCAAGTGCCTCCGCCGGATCTTCTAAATGAGATTCATTCTTTGCTTGCGGACAATATCGCCATTTTGAAGAACCTTGACCCTCGCAGGCAGCCTCACTAA
- a CDS encoding peptidylprolyl isomerase, whose amino-acid sequence MFALFETNKGNFKVKLLADKAPKTVENFVGLAEGTKEWTDPKTGQKVKKPFYDGLTFHRVIKDFMIQGGCPLGTGTGGPGYRFDDEFPAGQQKHSKPGILSMANAGPNTNGSQFFVTTVPTPWLDGRHAVFGEVVEGMDVVHAIENSKTGAMDRPVEPVVIKHVTITK is encoded by the coding sequence ATGTTCGCACTTTTTGAAACAAACAAAGGAAACTTCAAAGTAAAACTTCTTGCTGATAAAGCTCCGAAGACTGTTGAAAACTTCGTAGGCCTTGCTGAAGGCACTAAAGAATGGACTGATCCTAAAACGGGCCAAAAAGTTAAAAAGCCTTTCTATGACGGTCTAACTTTCCACCGCGTGATCAAAGATTTCATGATTCAAGGTGGTTGCCCACTTGGAACAGGAACTGGCGGCCCAGGCTACCGTTTTGACGATGAATTCCCAGCTGGCCAACAAAAGCACTCTAAGCCAGGCATCCTTTCAATGGCGAACGCAGGTCCTAACACTAACGGATCACAGTTCTTCGTAACGACTGTTCCAACTCCATGGTTGGATGGCCGCCACGCTGTTTTCGGAGAAGTTGTTGAAGGCATGGACGTAGTTCACGCTATCGAAAACTCTAAAACAGGCGCAATGGACCGCCCGGTTGAGCCTGTAGTTATTAAGCACGTTACTATCACTAAGTAA
- a CDS encoding DUF4430 domain-containing protein, with translation MKSVVFLALSLFAFHAHAITWQVFGPCDTKPVHQGKTEVDLSKSLGTLTVEILTQNQIPFIGTESGFNSIINTPTGIDAMEIVSQTELRAYGWCYSLNGKVPDIMPDQVQLTSQKDHVTWFYAYTTNIKNHWQDDYCSPAYWIKAKQFCK, from the coding sequence ATGAAATCAGTCGTCTTTTTAGCCTTATCTTTATTTGCTTTTCACGCTCACGCCATCACTTGGCAAGTATTCGGTCCTTGTGACACGAAGCCCGTTCATCAAGGTAAAACTGAAGTAGACCTTTCTAAATCCCTAGGCACGTTGACGGTCGAAATCCTTACGCAAAATCAAATTCCTTTTATCGGTACAGAAAGCGGATTTAATTCGATCATCAACACGCCAACAGGCATTGATGCCATGGAAATCGTTTCACAAACAGAACTTCGCGCTTACGGCTGGTGTTATTCTTTAAACGGTAAAGTACCAGATATCATGCCTGATCAAGTTCAACTGACTTCGCAGAAAGACCATGTGACGTGGTTTTACGCTTACACCACAAATATAAAAAACCACTGGCAAGATGACTATTGTTCACCAGCTTACTGGATTAAGGCTAAGCAGTTTTGTAAGTAA
- the trxA gene encoding thioredoxin yields MSLIDVTKDNIKDTIEQNELIILDFWAEWCGPCKRFAPIFESVAKKYPEVLFGKINTDLEQEISATFDIKSIPTLAVIKDRDIIFMQPGAVNEEVFEQIVKRAKEVDMEEVRKQNPESPEDR; encoded by the coding sequence ATGTCCCTTATTGATGTCACTAAAGACAACATCAAAGATACCATCGAACAAAACGAACTTATCATCTTAGATTTCTGGGCTGAATGGTGTGGACCATGTAAACGTTTTGCTCCGATTTTTGAATCGGTTGCTAAGAAATATCCAGAGGTTCTTTTTGGTAAAATCAACACTGATTTAGAACAAGAAATCTCTGCGACTTTTGATATCAAATCTATCCCGACGCTTGCTGTGATTAAAGACCGCGATATCATCTTTATGCAGCCCGGGGCCGTGAACGAAGAAGTCTTTGAGCAAATCGTAAAAAGAGCCAAAGAAGTCGATATGGAAGAAGTTCGCAAACAGAACCCAGAAAGCCCCGAAGATCGCTAG
- a CDS encoding OmpA family protein — translation MARKHKKHEEHENHERWLVSYADFITLLFAFFVVMYATSEANEGKQKQFEESIKLNLHLAAAKADAAGRGSILEEAMAELEAPVSGFPRKGGPKEVEDYVERSLDKSMNGEQKQKSIQDVYHDSVGVRIALAASTFFPAGSAKLKMSALNSLDKVAEVLKSHQKRVIIEGHTDDLPIEDSYFPSNWELAGGRATAVVRYFVKYHKIDPKRFLAISYGDQKPIVPNDNEEHRAMNRRIEIFIITDDKKVEI, via the coding sequence ATGGCTAGGAAACACAAGAAACACGAAGAGCATGAAAATCACGAGAGATGGTTAGTCTCTTATGCGGATTTCATTACTCTTCTATTTGCGTTTTTTGTGGTGATGTATGCTACGTCTGAAGCTAACGAAGGTAAGCAAAAACAATTTGAAGAATCAATTAAGCTAAATCTTCATTTAGCCGCAGCGAAAGCTGATGCTGCAGGCCGTGGCAGTATCTTAGAAGAAGCCATGGCAGAATTAGAAGCTCCCGTTTCAGGCTTCCCACGTAAAGGTGGACCTAAAGAAGTTGAAGACTATGTGGAAAGATCTCTGGATAAGTCCATGAACGGGGAACAAAAACAGAAATCAATTCAAGATGTTTATCATGATTCCGTAGGAGTGCGCATTGCACTAGCCGCTTCGACGTTTTTCCCTGCAGGTTCGGCGAAGTTAAAAATGTCTGCCTTAAATTCGTTAGATAAAGTGGCTGAGGTTTTAAAGTCCCATCAAAAACGTGTGATCATTGAAGGTCATACAGATGATTTACCGATTGAGGACTCGTATTTTCCTAGTAACTGGGAACTGGCCGGGGGCCGTGCGACTGCGGTTGTTCGTTATTTCGTTAAGTATCACAAAATTGATCCTAAAAGATTCCTAGCTATTTCCTATGGTGATCAAAAGCCGATTGTTCCGAATGACAATGAAGAACATCGGGCCATGAACCGCAGAATTGAAATCTTCATAATTACCGATGATAAGAAGGTAGAAATATAA
- a CDS encoding flagellar motor protein — protein sequence MDKATLIGLLVGFGGILLGNVLEGGHTSSLMQLTAFIIVLAGTIGAVMVSSSEKDLKVGLRLAKKAFKKEESPTKKVIQEIVDCARLAKKESLLALEPRINRIENPFFKSILRNVVDGVEVETIRDIFENQIATEEEELLGGAKVWTDAGGFSPTIGIIGAVLGLIHVMGNLTDTSKLGAGIAVAFVATVYGVASANLLFLPMGNKLKRRVQALSREKMMVLEGGILIASGMNPVVLEQKLYSFLDSEQR from the coding sequence ATGGACAAAGCTACATTGATAGGGCTCCTGGTGGGCTTCGGTGGGATATTACTTGGGAACGTTCTTGAAGGGGGCCATACAAGCTCGCTCATGCAACTTACCGCATTTATTATCGTTCTTGCAGGAACCATCGGTGCAGTGATGGTATCAAGTTCTGAAAAAGACTTAAAAGTTGGTTTACGTCTTGCAAAGAAAGCTTTCAAAAAAGAAGAAAGCCCAACTAAAAAAGTAATCCAAGAAATCGTCGATTGCGCGCGCTTAGCAAAAAAAGAATCTTTGTTAGCTTTAGAGCCAAGAATCAATCGCATCGAAAATCCATTCTTTAAAAGCATTCTCCGTAATGTCGTTGACGGTGTTGAGGTAGAAACAATTCGCGATATCTTTGAAAACCAAATCGCCACTGAAGAAGAAGAGCTCTTAGGTGGAGCAAAAGTTTGGACTGATGCCGGGGGCTTTTCACCCACGATTGGTATTATCGGTGCGGTACTAGGATTGATCCACGTAATGGGAAATTTAACTGACACTAGTAAATTAGGTGCTGGTATCGCAGTGGCGTTCGTTGCCACAGTTTACGGTGTTGCCTCTGCCAATCTTTTATTCCTGCCAATGGGAAATAAACTAAAACGCCGTGTTCAGGCTTTGTCGCGCGAAAAGATGATGGTGCTTGAAGGTGGAATTCTTATCGCAAGCGGTATGAACCCAGTGGTTTTAGAGCAGAAACTTTATTCATTCTTAGATTCTGAACAACGCTAG
- a CDS encoding phosphatase PAP2 family protein — MWRRGLKKGLTIFLFCLLSVGISDGFGNYALKKTVQRLRPGDTVGLEVVNRSPYGGGFSFVSNHATNMFSFASFTSAIFPPATIPLYGLASIVAYSRVYNGVHYPADVICGGLLGMAFGLLFATLCLRLLSRLPQQGTKSA; from the coding sequence ATGTGGCGCAGAGGACTTAAAAAAGGTCTTACAATCTTTTTATTCTGCCTACTTTCAGTGGGCATATCTGATGGCTTTGGTAATTACGCACTTAAAAAAACTGTTCAGCGCCTAAGACCTGGCGACACTGTTGGTTTAGAAGTTGTGAATCGCTCTCCGTACGGTGGTGGTTTTAGTTTCGTATCTAATCACGCAACGAACATGTTTAGTTTTGCTAGTTTTACGAGTGCTATTTTTCCTCCTGCCACAATTCCTTTATACGGATTGGCTTCAATCGTCGCTTATAGCCGCGTCTATAACGGCGTTCACTATCCAGCAGACGTGATCTGCGGCGGTTTACTGGGAATGGCCTTTGGACTTTTATTCGCTACCCTTTGTTTAAGATTGTTATCGCGATTACCACAGCAAGGAACTAAGTCAGCATGA
- a CDS encoding NAD-dependent epimerase/dehydratase family protein: MKILVTGANGFLGSWVTKALVKEGHEVFALVRPKSDLSELKGVDCKFVHGDVTDVHSLYEAAKGMDYIFHLAGVIAYKKSQRHQMDKVNVEGTANIISVCREHKIKRLVYLSSVVAIGAGFTTSDVLTEDSHYNISDLNLGYFETKHQAEKLVKKACDSGEIDAVMLNPSTIYGAGDAKKGSRKMQLKVAQGKLKFYTSGGVNVVAVEDVVEGILSAWKKGKSGERYILAGENMLIKDLFKMIAEEAGVKPPTIQLPDQVLHVVGSLGDGMEKMGLKGPMSKENAYTATMYHWFDASKAKKELDFKPRPAREAIHNSVQWMKDQGLLS; the protein is encoded by the coding sequence ATGAAAATTCTAGTAACAGGCGCAAACGGTTTTTTAGGAAGTTGGGTTACTAAAGCCCTAGTAAAAGAAGGCCACGAAGTTTTTGCGTTAGTAAGACCAAAGAGCGACCTTTCTGAACTTAAGGGAGTTGACTGCAAATTCGTCCATGGCGATGTGACAGATGTTCACTCGTTATATGAGGCTGCAAAGGGAATGGATTATATTTTCCACCTTGCTGGCGTCATCGCTTACAAAAAATCACAACGTCATCAAATGGACAAAGTGAACGTTGAAGGTACTGCCAACATAATTTCTGTCTGCCGTGAACATAAAATCAAACGTCTAGTATATCTTTCTTCTGTCGTCGCCATTGGCGCCGGATTCACAACTTCTGACGTTTTAACTGAAGATTCTCACTACAACATTTCTGATTTGAATCTTGGTTACTTTGAAACTAAACACCAAGCAGAAAAGTTAGTTAAGAAGGCTTGTGATAGCGGTGAAATAGATGCCGTCATGCTAAACCCCTCCACTATTTATGGGGCAGGCGACGCGAAAAAAGGCAGCCGTAAAATGCAGCTGAAAGTCGCGCAAGGAAAATTAAAATTCTACACTTCAGGCGGCGTGAATGTCGTCGCTGTTGAAGACGTTGTCGAAGGCATTTTAAGCGCATGGAAAAAAGGCAAATCAGGTGAACGCTACATCTTAGCTGGTGAAAACATGCTGATTAAGGATCTTTTCAAAATGATCGCCGAAGAAGCGGGGGTAAAACCTCCAACTATTCAACTGCCTGATCAAGTTCTGCATGTGGTTGGCAGCCTAGGTGATGGTATGGAAAAAATGGGCCTTAAAGGTCCAATGAGTAAAGAAAACGCCTACACCGCGACCATGTACCACTGGTTTGATGCTTCAAAAGCAAAAAAAGAACTCGACTTTAAACCCCGTCCCGCTAGAGAGGCGATCCATAACAGTGTACAGTGGATGAAAGATCAGGGATTACTTTCGTAA
- the mtgA gene encoding monofunctional biosynthetic peptidoglycan transglycosylase, whose amino-acid sequence MKKVLFFILGVATLLTGAVGCLWNWLPTKETIKGCLTTKMYQVELCPTSKNYVPLKQISPYLQKAIILTEDSSFYTHKGFDWESIEKNAREGWESGVFKKGGSTITQQLAKNMFLSKDRTFIRKGLEALITDRIESTLTKKEILERYLNVVEFGKDIYGIKAAAKYYFQKSPAELNIVESSFLAMVLPNPVKYSKSYYRKELTPFASKRLNNIIDNMYRYHRINDDEYNQAILDLSYFFQPQPPPEDLQLTEETIPTLQELETADLEGEEE is encoded by the coding sequence TTGAAAAAGGTTTTGTTCTTCATCCTAGGTGTTGCGACGTTGTTGACGGGAGCCGTGGGTTGTCTTTGGAATTGGCTTCCAACTAAAGAGACTATCAAGGGATGCCTGACAACCAAAATGTATCAGGTCGAACTTTGCCCTACTTCTAAAAATTACGTTCCATTAAAACAGATTTCCCCGTACTTACAAAAGGCCATCATTCTTACTGAAGACTCGAGCTTTTATACCCATAAAGGTTTTGATTGGGAGTCGATTGAGAAAAATGCCCGTGAAGGCTGGGAAAGTGGTGTCTTTAAAAAAGGCGGATCCACTATCACTCAACAGCTAGCAAAGAACATGTTTCTTTCTAAAGACCGCACATTCATTCGTAAAGGTCTTGAGGCTTTGATTACCGATCGCATTGAAAGCACTTTAACGAAAAAAGAAATCTTAGAGCGCTATTTAAACGTGGTTGAATTCGGAAAAGATATTTACGGCATTAAAGCCGCTGCTAAATATTATTTTCAGAAATCACCAGCGGAACTTAACATCGTAGAAAGTTCCTTCTTAGCGATGGTTCTGCCTAATCCAGTTAAGTATTCGAAGTCTTATTATCGTAAAGAGCTAACTCCGTTTGCGAGTAAACGCTTAAACAATATTATCGACAATATGTATCGCTATCATCGCATTAATGATGATGAGTACAATCAGGCTATTTTAGATCTTTCTTACTTCTTTCAACCGCAACCTCCCCCGGAAGATTTGCAGTTAACCGAAGAAACGATTCCCACTTTGCAGGAACTTGAAACTGCTGATTTAGAAGGGGAAGAAGAATGA
- a CDS encoding DUF523 domain-containing protein has translation MKIVSACLAGVHCRYDCKAQTRPEIEEMVGKGEAIPVCPEQLGGLSTPRPPAERIGEQVLTNKGVDVTDQYKKGAEEAFQIAKLCGASEALLKSKSPMCGSGKIYDGTFTGSLKEGDGVFAELLKKNGIKVSPVD, from the coding sequence ATGAAGATAGTTTCAGCGTGCCTTGCTGGCGTTCACTGTCGCTACGATTGCAAGGCACAAACACGACCTGAAATTGAAGAAATGGTTGGTAAAGGCGAAGCAATCCCCGTTTGTCCTGAGCAGTTGGGTGGGCTTTCTACGCCACGCCCACCGGCTGAACGCATTGGTGAGCAAGTTCTTACGAATAAAGGTGTTGATGTTACTGACCAATATAAAAAAGGTGCTGAAGAAGCCTTCCAAATTGCCAAACTGTGTGGAGCAAGCGAAGCGCTTTTAAAGTCCAAGTCCCCTATGTGTGGCTCTGGAAAAATATATGACGGAACCTTTACTGGCAGCTTAAAAGAAGGTGACGGAGTCTTTGCTGAGCTATTAAAGAAAAATGGCATTAAAGTAAGCCCTGTTGATTAG
- a CDS encoding ABC transporter permease has protein sequence MKFKDYFSLPKVDPGATQVWSRNFLYFKKTWMVSLFWIVLEPVIYLGAMGFGLGAFVNNMGGMSYIEFFFPALLSSTAMMVAFFEGTYGNYTKLTHQKTYATIMLTRVGPEEIVAGELLWAASKGFFGVMGVTIVAGFFGLIDSYRILLALPILFLLSCLFSCIGMIFTSFARNYDSFIYSTSGLIVPMSLLSGTYFPLEQLPTALRYVAYLFPLTHAVAATRAILHEGPTLMVGVHVLVLLIATWICMNVSFYRIRKKLLK, from the coding sequence ATGAAATTTAAGGATTATTTTTCTCTTCCTAAAGTTGATCCGGGTGCTACTCAAGTTTGGTCGCGCAACTTTTTATATTTTAAAAAGACCTGGATGGTTTCGTTATTCTGGATTGTTCTAGAGCCGGTTATTTATTTGGGTGCTATGGGCTTTGGCTTAGGCGCTTTCGTAAATAACATGGGTGGGATGTCTTACATCGAATTCTTCTTCCCAGCTCTGTTATCAAGTACAGCGATGATGGTGGCGTTCTTTGAAGGTACTTATGGGAACTACACAAAACTAACCCACCAAAAAACCTACGCAACAATCATGCTTACACGCGTGGGCCCTGAAGAAATCGTAGCAGGCGAATTATTATGGGCAGCAAGTAAGGGCTTCTTCGGCGTGATGGGTGTAACTATCGTCGCTGGATTTTTTGGTTTGATTGATTCGTATCGAATTCTGCTAGCTTTGCCGATTTTATTTTTATTGTCGTGCTTGTTTTCTTGTATCGGAATGATCTTTACAAGTTTTGCAAGAAATTACGATTCCTTTATCTATTCGACATCGGGATTGATCGTTCCAATGAGCTTACTTAGCGGAACCTATTTCCCACTAGAGCAACTGCCTACAGCATTAAGATATGTGGCATACCTATTCCCACTAACACACGCAGTAGCGGCAACAAGAGCGATCCTTCACGAAGGCCCAACGTTGATGGTCGGAGTTCACGTGCTAGTCCTACTAATAGCGACCTGGATCTGCATGAACGTAAGCTTCTATAGAATTCGCAAAAAACTCCTAAAATAA
- a CDS encoding ABC transporter ATP-binding protein has protein sequence MSTNVAIEIKDLTKKYADKIAVDGISLEIFKGECFGILGPNGAGKSTTMKMMYCSALVTSGELYVLGLNVKKNYREIKTRIGVVPQEDGLDPDFTVLENLLVYASFHNIPKADAELRAQALLRLMKLEEYKDRSVETLSGGMKRRLAIARGLINSPEVIFLDEPTTGLDPQARIWIWDFFKNLKSQKSTLVLTTHYMEEAEQMCDRVAVIDNGKILTVGKPKDLIRELIGKEVVEFDTNPVDLNYYLGRLRSEGYSYQVIKDTVSVLIKDNQEGRKVVDLIASDKIFIRKPTLNDVFLKLAGHQLRDE, from the coding sequence ATGAGCACCAACGTCGCCATTGAAATTAAGGACCTGACTAAAAAATACGCCGACAAAATCGCCGTAGATGGAATCAGTCTGGAAATCTTTAAGGGCGAATGTTTCGGAATCCTTGGTCCCAACGGGGCTGGCAAATCTACAACCATGAAAATGATGTATTGCTCAGCCCTCGTTACAAGTGGGGAACTTTACGTACTTGGTTTAAACGTAAAGAAAAACTACCGCGAAATTAAGACCCGCATCGGGGTCGTTCCTCAAGAAGACGGGCTTGATCCGGACTTCACCGTTTTAGAAAATCTTTTAGTCTACGCTAGCTTTCATAACATCCCAAAGGCCGACGCTGAGTTGCGTGCTCAGGCATTGTTGCGTTTAATGAAATTAGAAGAGTACAAGGACCGCTCAGTGGAAACACTTAGTGGTGGTATGAAACGTCGCCTCGCGATTGCTAGAGGCCTTATTAACTCTCCTGAAGTGATTTTCCTAGATGAACCGACGACAGGTCTTGATCCGCAGGCGCGTATCTGGATTTGGGATTTCTTTAAGAATTTAAAATCGCAAAAAAGCACGTTAGTTTTAACGACGCACTATATGGAAGAAGCCGAGCAGATGTGTGATCGTGTGGCGGTCATTGATAACGGTAAGATTCTGACTGTTGGTAAACCTAAAGATTTGATTCGCGAATTGATCGGTAAGGAAGTTGTCGAATTTGATACGAACCCTGTCGATCTTAACTATTACCTGGGTCGCTTACGCTCAGAAGGCTATTCTTACCAGGTTATTAAAGACACAGTTTCAGTTTTAATTAAAGATAACCAAGAAGGGCGTAAGGTCGTTGATCTTATTGCTAGTGATAAAATCTTTATTCGTAAACCGACGTTGAACGACGTGTTCCTAAAACTAGCTGGTCACCAGTTGAGGGATGAGTAA